One Actinomycetospora corticicola genomic window, ACGCCCTGCAGGGCCCGGGCCGCGACGAGCAGGCCGAAGCCGGGGGCGAGCCCGCCGAGCACCGAGGCGACCGCGAATCCGATCAGCCCGACGACGAAGGCGGCCTTGCGCCCGAACAGGTCGGAGAGGCGCCCGCCGAGCAGGAGCAGGCTGCCGAAGGCGAGGGCGTAGGCCGTGACCACCCACTGGCGCTGGGCGTCGGAGAACCCGAGGTCGGCCTGCGCGGACGGCAGCGCGATGTTCACGATCGAGTTGTCGAGGATGACCATGAGCTGGGCGACGCCGATCACGGCGAGGATCCACCAGCGGCGGGGTGGGGCTGCGGTCGCGGTCGCCTGGGTCACAGTGCGCGCAACAACGTTGCAACCCTTGCCCCTACCGGGGCACCTGCGTGACCGTGGTCACCCCACCACTGGCAACACGAGAAGAGGTGCCGCGTGACGCAGACCCTGGATCGCCCCGGGAGCGAGGTGGCCGACCGCGTCGAGGCATGGGTGTCGGCGTTCCAGGACGCCCTGACCGCGCGCGACGTCAGCGCCGCGACGTCGCTGTTCGCCGACGAGTGCTACTGGCGCGACCTGGTGTCCTTCACCTGGAACATCGCCACCGTCGAGGGCACCGACGAGGTCGCCGACCTGCTGGGGAGCGTGCTCGACCGGATCGACCCGACGAACTTCGCCGTCGACGGCGAGCCCACCTCGGCCGACGGCGTCGACGAGGCGTGGCTGACGTTCGAGACGGCGGTCGGGCGCGGGACCGGGCACGTCCGCCTGAAGGGCGGCAAGGCCTGGACCCTGCTCACCACGCTCGACGAGCTCAAGGGCTACGAGGAGAACAAGCGCGAGCGTCGTCCCTTCGGCACGGAGCACGGCGCGAACCCCGCGCGCGTGACGTGGAAGGAGTCGCGCGAGCAGGAGGCCGAGGAGCTCGGCTACGACCGTCAGCCCGAGGTCGTCATCATCGGCGGCGGGCAGGGCGGCATCGCCCTCGCGGCGCGGCTGCGTCAGCTCGGCGTCCCCGCCATCGTCATCGAGCGCAACGAGCGGCCGGGCGACTCCTGGCGCAAGCGCTACAAGAGCCTCGCCCTGCACGACCCGGTCTGGTACGACCACCTGCCCTACATCCCGTTCCCCGAGAACTGGCCGGTCTTCGCGCCCAAGGACAAGCTCGGCGACTGGCTCGAGATGTACACGCGGGTCATGGAGATCAACTACTGGGGCTCGACGTCCGCGCAGTCCGCGGAGTTCGACGAGGCCGAGGGCCGCTGGACCGTGAAGGTCACCCGCGACCGCGGGAACGGGCCCGAGGAGGTCGTCCTGCGGCCGCGCCAGCTGGTGTTCGCCATGGGCGTCTCCGGCAAGCCGAACAAGGTCGAGTTCCCCGGCATGGACACGTTCCGCGGGACGATCCAGCACTCGTCCGAACACTCCGGCCCGCAGGGCTACGAGGGCAAGAAGATCGTCGTGATCGGGTCGAACAACTCGGCCTTCGACATCTGCGGGGCGGCCTGGGAGGCCGGCGCCGACGTGACGATGGTGCAGCGCAGCTCCACCCACATCATCAAGTCGGACACCCTGATGGAGCTCGGCCTCGGATCGCTCTACTCCGAGGAGGCCGTGGCTAACGGGATCGACACCCGCACCGCCGACCTCGTGTTCGCCTCGCTGCCGTACCGGATCATGGCCGACTTCCAGCGGCCCGCCTACGACGAGGCGAAGGTCCGCGACAAGGAGTTCTACGACCAGCTCCGCGAGGCCGGCTTCGACCTCGACTTCGGCGACGACGAGTCCGGCCTGTTCATGAAGTACCTGCGCCGCGGCTCGGGCTACTACATCGACGTGGGCGCCGCGCAGCTCGTGGCCGAGGGCAAGGTGAAGCTCGCCAAGGGTCAGGTGAAGGAGTTCACCGCCGACGGCGTGACCCTGGAGGACGGCACGCACCTCGAGGCCGACCTCGTCGTCCTCGCGACCGGGTACCGCTCGATGATCACCTCGGTCGCGGACATCATCGGCGAGGAGATGGCCACGCGGGTCGGGAAGGTGTGGGGCCTCGGCTCGGACACCACGAAGGACCCGGGTCCGTGGGAGGGCGAGCAGCGCAACATGTGGAAGCCCACCCAGCAGCCGAACCTGTGGTTCCACGGCGGCAACCTGCACCAGTCGCGGCACTACTCGCTCTACCTGGCGCTGCAGCTCAAGGCCCGCCAGGAGGGGCTGGACACGACCGTCTACAAGCTCCAGCCCTCGCACCACCAGGAGTAGGCCCCGAACCGAACGAACGGCACTTCCGCGCACATCGATGCTGCGGAAGTGCCGTTCGTGCGTTTCCGGGCGCCTTCCCGACGGCGGGTGCGCCGGCTCGGGAGCGCGGGTAGTCGTGGGGCATGGAGTACACGAAACTCGGGTCGACCGGCCTGGACGTCTCCCGCATCTGCCTCGGCACCATGAGCTACGGCGTGCCGAACGACCGCTGGAAGTGGGCGCTGCCCCAGGACGAGGCGAAGCCGTTCTTCTCGGCCGCGCTCGAGGCCGGCATCAACTTCTTCGACACCGCCGACGTCTACTCGCAGGGGACGTCGGAGGAGATCACCGGCCGCTGGCTGAACGAGATGGCCGACCGCGACGAGATCGTGGTCGCGACGAAGGTCTTCAACCGGATGCGGCCCGGTCCGAACGGCGCCGGCCTCTCGCGCAAGGCGATCCTCACCGGCATCGACCACTCGCTGCGCCGCCTCGGCATGGACTACGTGGACCTCTACCAGATCCACCGGTTCGACCCCGAGACGCCGTTGGAGGAGACGCTCGAGGCGCTGCACGACGTCGTGCGCTCGGGCAAGGCCCGCTACATCGGCGCGTCGTCGATGTTCGCCTGGCAGTTCGCGAAGGCCCTGCACCTGCAGGACGCGAACGGCTGGGCCCGCTTCGTGACGATGCAGAACCACCACAACCTGCTCTACCGCGAGGAGGAGCGGGAGATGAACCCGCTCTGCGCGGACGAGGGTGTCGGCACGATCCCGTGGAGCCCGCTCGCGCGCGGCAAGCTGACCCGGGACTGGGACGAGACCACCACGCGCGGCGACACCGACGAGTTCGGCAGGACGCTCTACCGCGACTCCGACCGCCACATCGTCGAGAAGGTGGCGGAGATCGGCGAGAAGCGCGGGGTGAGCCGGGCGCAGGTGGCGCTCGCGTGGCTGCTCGCCCAGCCCGTCGTCGACGCGCCGATCATCGGTGCGACGAAGCTGCACCACCTCGAGGAGGCGGTGGCCGCGGTCGACCTGCAGCTCGACGACCACGAGCTCACCGAGCTGTCGGAGAGCTACGAGCCGCGGGGGATCGCCGGGCACCGGTAGGTGAGCTCCGCTCCTGTGAGCACTAAGGGGGGCTATAGCCCCCCTTACTGCTCACCTGCGCGCAGCGCACCTCAGCGCCGACCCGTGGCCACGACGCCGAAGGTGTTCGGCCGGAGGACACGCTCGCCCAGGGTCTGCACCCAGCCGCCCTGGGTGGAGAAGTAGCGGTGCACGTCGACGTCGGCGAAGGACCGGCCGAGCAGGAGGGCGATCGCGTCCTCGTCGACGCCGTCGCGCACCACGTGGTACTCGGACATGTCCGAGGGGCTCGACTCGTCGTAGACGCCGCGCACCCGGCGCGTGAGCGTGCGGAAGCCACGGGCGAGCTCGCCCTCGGTGACCCGCCACGCCAGGGTCGCGGCCCGCGACAGCGCGACGCTCGTGCGGGACTGGCGCGGGTAGTAGAGCGGGTCCTGGAACGTGACGATCGCGCCGCCGGGCGCGACGATGCGGACGGCCTCCTCGAGGGAGGCGAGGTAGTCGGGGATGTGGTGCAGGACGGCCATGTAGACGACCAGGTCGACCTCGCCGTGGACGTCGAGCCGGCCGTCGAGGTCGTGGTGGACCTGCACCCGCGGGTTGTGCCGGAACCGAGCGGCGATCGACCGGGCGCTCGGGCCGCTCATCTCCGTGACCACGACCTCGGCCCCGGCGGACACCATCGTCTCGGTGAACCCGCCGTGCCCGGCGCCGACCTCGATCACCCGCGGCGGGCGCCCGAGCCGGTCGGCCAGCTCGGTGACCACGGCGTTGAGCGTGTCGCGCATCCACTTGTTGAGGTAGGCGTGCCGCAGGTGGGGCGAGCCGGAGAGGTAGTCGTGGCCGTCGCCGTGGACGGCCTCCTGCAGGTCGTGCATCGGCACGACGGTCTCGGTCGTCATGTGGGCCGCATCGCCATCGGCACGGCGGCCGTTAGGCCGATCGGAGCAGACTCACCCGCGCGGGTGACGGTCAGACCTGCACGCTGGTGCAGCCGCTCGGCGCCTGCCCCGGCGGGGTCCACGACGCCGTGGTCCGGTCCCCGACGATGCGGGTGACACGCACGTCGCGCCCGGTGGCGACGTGGAACCCCTGCCCGGCGGGGGCGCCCGACGAGGCCTGGTCGAGGTTCAGCGTGACGCCCACCGGGTCCGACGTCCGGGGGTCGGGCCAGCCCACGACGCCGTAGGCGTACATCCCCGGGCGGGTGCGGACGAGCAGGGCGAGCGACAGGTCGCGCGGCGGATTGGCCGGGGCCTGAGAGTCGACGATCGCCCACACCGCCTGCTGCGGCCCGCTGCCCTGGTGGGTGAGCGCACCCGAGAAGCTGACCTTCCCGGTGCTGATGTTGAGGGCGCGCCGGTTCGCGGTGTCTGCCGACGAGATCGTCACCTGGATCCCGGTGAGGGTGAGGCCGTAGCACTGCTCGCCGATGTCGACCGCGTCGGCGTCCACGCCCACGCTGTTCGCGGCGGGCGGGGCCCAGGTCCCCGAGACCTCCCGGACGGTGCTGGTGTGCCCGGAGTGCTTGAGCTCGATCATCCGGGAGCTGAACCGGCCGTTGACCCGCTCGATCGTCGAGAGCACGAGGGCGTTGAACCCGAGCATGTTCTCGCCGACGACCACGAGGTCGTGGAACCAGCCGCGCCAGACACCGTTGCGGGCGGTGAAGCCGGCGGAGTCGAGCCACAGCCGGCCGACCTCGATGTCCTGGCACAGCGACCAGGGACAGCGCATGAAGTAGTCGGCGCCGTCGTTCACACACAGGGTCGGGCCGTCGAGCACCGTGGGGTCGCCCGACGAGGCCACGATCGTCCACGGCACGGGGAGCTCGAGGCCGACGACACCGGTGCCCGCGTTGTAGGAGGTGACCCGGTTCCACTGCTGCGCGTCGTAGATGACGGCCTCACGGTTGACCATCGGGTCGTTGTCGCAGCGCACCATGACCACGTCGCCGACCTTCAGGGGCACCGAGCCGAGCGCCTGCGTCAGCCGGACCGACGTCGCGCCCGCCGTGATCGGGGCGAGCGTGCGGGTGGCCCACGAGATGCCCGCCTGCCCGGTGGCGAAGGCGGCCGGGTGGATGTCGCCGATCTGGAAGCTGTGCGCCTGGGCGAAGTCGTAGTCGGTGCTGCGGGTGCGGACGTTGCGCAGCACCGCGGTGGGGGAGACCCCGGCGGCGCCCGCCCCGAGGTGGCGCTGGTGGGCGCGCACGACGATCGCCTGCGAGTGCAGGTAGGTGCCGGCCGGGTAGAAGACGCCGGCCCGGCCCGAGTCGGTGGCCTTCTGGATGGCCGCGCCGTCGAGCTCGTCGGAGAGGCTCCGGGCGGCGGGGAAGGCGCGCTGCGCGTCGGCGAGGGTGGCGTACCGCGTCGAGAGCGGGCGCGACCCACCGTCGCCGACCGCCCCGAAGTCGGTGACCACCGCGTAGCCCGCCTGACGGGCGGAGGCGACGGTCGTGGGGGTGCCGGCGCTGAACCCCGACGGCGGGGCAGGGAGCGACGCCGCGTCGGCGGAACCGGTGGCGGCGAGCATCCCGGCTCCCGCCAATCCGCCGACGGCCAGGAGCACCTCACGACGGCTCAACTCGGTTCCCATGGGCCCGGAGTAGCCCGGATGCCCGAGTGAGCGACGCCCGTCGGGGACGGTTCACCCCAAGGTGTCCGCGCGTCAGGGCGTCGTCGGAGGTCGAGCGGGTAGCGGCGGTAACGGCCGTTGCGGTCACCCCGGCGGGTGAACTCGCACGATCGGATCGCGCACAACATCACGGCAGGCGAGTGCTCCTCTGCCCACCCCCGTCGTGCCCTATCGGGTGAATCCCGGGGCTTCCGCGACAGTCCTGCGGCGCTCGATCGTCGGCTCCGGACGGCAGGTCCCGGGACCGTCGAAAACCACCGATGTCACCGTCCGTGATCGACTTTCGTCGCCCTCGGCGTTGCTCCATCGGCTGTAGCGCCTACGGCCGACCGGGCGATGCCAGCTCTGAGACGCAACGAGGGTTGCGACGACGAGACGAGGTGTTCACCGGTGACGACCACGGGCGGCCCGCAGGCGGCCGGCGACGAGGCGGCTCCACGGGTGCTGCTCACCGCGGCGGACACGGTCCCGACGGCGGACGCGGTCCCGACAGCGGGTTCGGTCCCGACGGCGGGTGCGGTGCGGGACCACGGTGCGGTCCCGGGGCGGGACCCGCTCACGGGCACGACCGGGAGCCGGGGCGTCGACGCGGTCCGCCGCGTGCGGCGGTCCTGGGCGCGGCGGGTCCTCGTCGCCGACCTGCTCGCCGTCGCGCTCGTCGGTACCGCGGCCGCGGTGCTCCTGCCGGCCGACCCCACCGGACCGGTCGGGCACGTCGGCCCCACGCTGCTGGTCGTCGGGCTGGTCGCACTCCTCGGTGTCGCCCTCGCCGTCCGGCGCTGCTGGCACCCGCTGCTGGTCTGCTCGGGCGGCCTCGAGTACACCCGCGTGCTGCAGGCCGGCACCGGGGCGCTGCTCGTCCTCGCGCTCGGCCAGGTGGCCGTCCGCGACGACGGGCTCCGGCCCTGGACCCTGGCGGTCCTCCCCGCGGCGGTGCTCGCGGTGCTCGCGGTCCGCGGGGTGGCCCGGGCGCTGCTGCACCGGCGCCGGCGGCGGGGGATCGGCCTGACCGGCGTCCTGGCGGTCGGCTCGGAGGAGTCGGTCGAGGCCCTCGTGGCCCGGACCCGCCGGGCGCCGGAGCACGGCTGGACCGTGCTCGCCGCCTGCACCCCGGCCGGGGTCGGGACCTGTGCCGGTGTGCCCGTCGTCGGGGACCTCGACGACGTGGCCGAGCGGGTCCACGGCGTCGGCGCCGAGGTCGTCGCCGTGGCCGCCGCACCGGGCTGGTCCGGGCGCCGGCTGCACCGGCTGGCCTGGGAGCTCGAGGGCACCGACCTCGACCTCGTCGTCGACCCGGGGCTCATGGAGATCGCCGGGCCCCGCCTGCACGTCACCCCGGTCGACGGCCAGCCGATGATCCGGCTGACCCAGCCCACCTTCCGGGGCGCCGCCCGGGTCTCCAAGGCACTGCTCGACCGCGTCGTCGCCGTCGTCGCCGTCGTCGCGCTGGCCCCGGTGCTGCTCGGGGTCGCCCTCGCGATCCGGCTCGACGACCACGGGCCGGTCTTCTTCCGCCAGGAACGCGTCGGACGGCGTGGCCGCCCCTTCCGCATGATCAAGTTCCGCTCGATGGCGGTGGACGCCGAGGCCGTGCGGACCTCGCTGCGCTCCGACGACGCGGACGGCCCGCTGTTCAAGATGCGCGCCGACCCGCGCGTCACCCGGATCGGCGCGGTGCTGCGCCGCTACTCGCTCGACGAGCTGCCCCAGCTGCTCAACGTCGTCGGCGGCTCGATGTCGCTCGTCGGCCCGCGCCCGCCCCTGCCGAGCGAGGTCGTCGAGTACGCCGACGACGCCCGCCGGCGCCTGCTCGTCCGGCCCGGCATGACCGGCCTGTGGCAGGTCAGCGGCCGCAGCGACCTCTCCTGGGAGGAGACGGTGCGCCTCGACCTGCGCTACGTCGAGAACTGGTCGCCCGGACTCGACCTCCACATCCTCGCCCGCACCGTGACGGCCGTGCTCGCCGGCCGCGGCGCCTACTGACTCCCACACGACGAGACCGGGAACCCTCGCCATGAGCCTCTCCGTGCTGATCCTGGGCCTGAACTACGCCCCGGAGCCGACCGGCATCGCGCCCTACACCACCGGCACCGCCCGCTTCCTGGCCGACGCCGGGCACCACGTCCACGTCGTCACGGGCCTGCCGCACTACCCGCACTGGGAGATCGCGGCCGGGTACCGCCGCGCCCGCGGCGTGCTCCACGAGCGCGACGGCGACGTCCGCCTCACCCGCATCGCGCACCCCGTGCCCGCCGACCCCGGCGGCGCCGAGCGCATCCGCATGGAGGCCGCCTTCGCCGCCGGGGCGGCCCGCGCCCACCGGGGCGCGCGCCCCGACGTCGTGCTGGCGGTCAGCCCCGCGCTGCTCACCGTGGGCGCGGCCCTGCGCTGGCGCGCCCCGGGCCGCACCGCGGTCGGCGTCATCACCCAGGACCTCTACGGCCGGGCGATCGCGGAGACCGGCGCCCTCGGCGGGCGGGGCGCCCGCGCCGCCGCGACCCTCGAGCGGGCGCTGCTGACCCGCGCCGACGGCGTCGTCGCGATCCACGAGAGCTTCCGGCGGTCGCTGGGCGAGCTCGGCGTCGAGAACCGTCGGATCACCACCATCCGCAACTGGAGCCACGTCAGCCCGGTCCGCGCCGGCGGGGCCGACCTGCTCGCGCTGCGCCGCCGGCGGGGCTGGCGTGACGACGAGGTGGTCGCCCTGCACGCCGGGAACATGGGCGCGAAGCAGGGCCTGGAGAACGTCGTCGAGGCGGCCCGCCTCGCCGACGCCACCGGCGCGGTCGTGCGCTTCGTCCTGCTCGGCACCGGCGCGCGCCGCGCGGCGCTCGAGGCGTACGGCGTCGGGGTCGAGCGCCTGCAGTTCCTCGACCCGCTGCCCGCCTCCGAGTTCGAGCTCGCGATGGCCGCCGCCGACGTCCTCGTCCTCAACGAGAAGCCCGGCGTCGAGGAGATGTGCGTGCCCTCCAAGCTCACCTCGTACTTCGCGGCCGGCCGGCCCGTGGTGGCGGCGACGAGCCCCCGTAGTGCGGCGAGCGCCGAGATCGAGGCCTCCGGCGGGGGCGTGCGGGTCGACCCGGGGACCCCCGAGGAGTTGCTCGGGGCCGTCCTGCGCTGCGGCCTCGACCCGGCGACGGCCGGCACGATGGGCCTGCGCGGACAGCTGTTCGCCCGCGACGCCCTCTCGGCCGTGGCCGCCCGCGGCGCCTACGTCGACTGGGTCGCCGACCTGGCCGCCGGGCGCGGCCGCCGCCGCCCGACCGCCCTCCCCACCCTCGCCGGCGCCTCCGAGGTCCCCACGGACGTCCGCGCGCTCGTCACCGAGGACGCGTCGTGACCGCGCGGCGGCTGCAGGACTTCACCGGCGCCGGCCACGACAAGGGCCGGTCGACGGGCTGGCAGGTGGCGTGGTGGGTCGTCTCGAACCTCGTGTTCCGGGCCTGGTGGTGCCCGGCCCGCGTGCGCCCGGTGATCCTGCGGGCCTTCGGCGCCCGCGTGGGTCGCGGGGTGAACATCCGCAACGGCGTCCGGGTGCACTGGCCCTGGAAGCTCGAGATCGGCGACCACTGCTGGATCGGCGAGGGCGCCTGGCTGCTCAACCTGGAGCCGATCCTGCTCGGCGACCAGGTGTGCGTGTCCCAGGAGGCCGTGCTGTGCACCGGCTCGCACCGGCGGCGCGACCCGGCGTTCGCCTACGACAACGCCCCCATCGTCGTCGGCGCCGGGGCGTGGGTCGCGCTGCGGGCGATCGTCCTGCGGGGCGTCGTGGTGCCCGCCGACGGCCTGGTCCCCGCCGGCACGGTGCTCGCCCGGACCTCCGCCCCCGTCGGGGACGCGGCGGTGCCCCGGCCCCGCGGGGCGCGGGACCACCGGGGCGTCCCGACGACGGGGGTGACCGCGTGAGCCTCGTGCTCGACCGTCCCGCGACGGCCGACGTGCCGCTCCCGCCCCCCGGTCCGCGCCGGCTCACCGGCCTGCAGTTCCTCCTCCCGCTGTTCTCCGTCACCGTCCTGCTGGCCGTCCCGGCGGCCGTCTTCGTCGCCCCCGTCGTCGCGCGCGGCTCCGTGTCGGTCGGCGTCGCGGCCGTCCTGTTCGCCGTGTCGGTCGTCTACTGCGCGCTGCGCCTCGGATCGCTGATGTGGGAGGCGGAGCCGCGCTGGGCCGTGCTCGGGCTGTGGATGTTCTCCTACGCCTGGCTCGCGGTCGCGGGGCTGACCCAGACCCTCGCCGGCGAGAACCCGCTGGGCTTCACGCTCGGCGACCTCGCCACCGAGCAGGCCGCGCTGCTGCTCGCCGGGCTGATCTGCTTCGACGTGGCGTCCCGGGTCCGCCCGCGGCGCGCCGGTGCCCTGCTGCCCGCCGCGCTCGACGCCCGGCTGCGCGGCCGCGTCCTCGACCCGACCCGGGTCCTGCTGCTCGGCGTGGTGGCCCTGGTCACCGCGCCGGTGCTGGTCGCGCTGCTCGGCGGGCCGGGGGTGCTGCTGTCCGACCGCCAGGCGGTCTTCGACCAGCTGTCGTCGTCGGGGCTCTACTCCTCGGCGTCGAACGCGACCGGCGGCATGGTCGCCGTGATCGGCAACGTCCTGCCGTTCGTGGCGCTGATCTGCCTGGTCAAGCTCCTCGCCGACGACCCGGAGCAGCGTCGTCGGGCCGAGGTGTGGGCGCTCGGCGCGGCGCTCGTCGCGCTCAACGCCCTGATGAACAACCCGCTCTCGAACCCGCGCTACTGGGCGTTCGCGATCGTGCTCGCGTTCTTCTTCTGCTGGCGCTTCTCCACCCGGCCGGCCGTGCTGACCACGTTCGTCACGCTGTTCACGCTCAGCTCGCTGATCATCTTCCCCTACCTCGACCACTTCCGGGTCTCCGAGGCGCAGATGAAGCAGTACGGGATCCGGACGCCGAGCTACTCGCAGCCGGTGGACTACGTGCTCGGCAAGACCGACTACGCCTCCATCTCCGACGTCGGCGTCGCCCTGCGCGTCGTCGACCACCACGGGCACACCCTCGGCCGGCAGCTGCTCGGCGCGGCCACCTTCTGGGTGCCGCGCTCGCTGTGGCCGGACAAGCCCGACAACACCGCGTTCCTCATCGCCGACGAGATCGGCTTCCCCAACCGCAACCTGGACTCCCCGCTGTGGGCCGAGGGTTACGTCGACTTCGGCTGGCTCGGCGCCTGCGGCCTGCTCGCGCTCGGCGGGCTGGCCGCCCGCCGGCTCGACGACGCCTTCGTCGCGCACCGCGGGGCCCGCACCCGGGTCGTGCCGCTCGTGGCCGTCGCGGCGCCCGTCATCGCCGGCTACGAGTTCATCCTCATCCGCGGCTCCCTGCTGCAGGCCATGGCCAGGATCGTCGTGCTCCTGGTGCTGCTCCTGCTGGTCTCCCGCGTTCCCCGCACCGCCGCCCGGCACGCCGCCGTGCGGTCCCACCTCACCGGGAGCCCCCAGTGACCCGTCCCGTCCGCGGCCCGCTCGCCCGTCGGCTGCACACCCTCGTCTGGCTGCTCCCCGCGTCGCCGATGAAGAACCGGCTGCTCCGCCGGTTCGGCCACGTCGTCGCCCGGAGCGCCTCGCTCGGCTCCTGCCTCGTCCCGTCCCTGGTGCACCTGCACGCGGGCGAACGTGCCTTCGTCGCGTCCGGCAACTTCATCCGCGGCGTCGCGGAGCTGGTGCTCGGCGACGACGCGATCATCGGGCCCTGGAACATCCTCACCGCCCACCCCGCCTTCCAGCACGAGGGCGAGAACGGGGTGCTGTGGATGGGCGCGCACGCCCTCATCACCAGCCGGCACAGCATCGACTGCTCCGGCACCGTCGTCCTCGGGGCCTTCTCCTCAATCGCCGGGCACGACACGCAGGTGCTGAGCCACGAGCTCGACTTCGACGGGCCGGCCCAGACCTGCGCGCACATCGAGATCGGTGACCACTCCTTCGTGGGAACGCGGTGCACCGTGCTGTCCGGTGCACGTCTCCCGGACCGGTCGGCCCTCGCGGCGGGCTCGGTGCTGCGTCGGGCACCGGTCGAGCACGCCGGGCTCTACACCGGCTCTCCGGCCCGCCACAAGCAGCTCCTCGACGGGGCGTGGTTCCACCGGCCCGTCGGACCGACCCGGTCGCTGCGCGACCACGCCGGGGTCCTGCTCCCCGGCGCCTTCTGACCTCCCCACCCCTCCACCCGACCCCAGGAAGGACCGCCCGGTGACCGCGCGCGAGTACCTCACCCTCCTCGGCCAGCAGTGGCGTTGGATCGTCGGCGCCGCGCTCGTCGGGGTCGTCGTCGCCGGCGTCGCCGTGCTGCTCACCCCGGCGTCCTACGCCGCGTCGGTGACCTTCTACGTCTCCACGGCGTCGAACACGAGCTCCGCCGACGCCTACCAGGGCAGCCTGCTCTCCCAGGACCGCGTGAAGTCCTACACCGAGCTGCTGTCCGGCTACCGCCTCGGCGAGGAGGTCGTCACCGACCTGCGCCTCCCCGACGACCCGCAGAGCGTCGCCGACCAGGTGTCGGCGAGCGTCAGCCCGAACACCGTGCTGCTCGAGGCCCGGGTCACCGACGCCTCCCCGGAGCGGGCGCAGGCCATCGCCGGTGCCGTCGGCCGCCGCTTCCCGGCGCTGATCGCCGACCTCGAGCGCCCCGCCGACCGCACGCAGCCCCCGACGGTGTCCGCCCGGGTGGTCGAGGGCCCCGTCCTCGCCCCGGGCCCGGTCTCGCCGAAGCCGCTGGTCGACCTCGGCCTGGGCCTCGCGGCCGGCCTGCTGATCGGCGTGACGATCGCGGTGGTGCGCCGCTCGCTCGACCGCTCGGTGCTGAGCCTCGCCCAGCTCGCCAAGCTCCTGCCGCACCCGTTGCTCGGCACCCTGCCGCGCGACCGGCACACCGACCGCACGCCGCTGTTCCTGCGCGACCGCCCGATGTCCCCGGCCGCCGAGAGCCTGCGGGCCGTGCACGGCAACCTCGCGCGTCCCGACGGCGAGGGCGTGCGCGTCGTCGTCGTCACCAGTGCCGTCGAGGGCGAGGGCAAGTCCACCCTGGTGGTCAACCTCGCTCTCGCCGAGGCGAACGCGGGCGGGCGGGTGCTCCTCGTCGAGGCCGACCTCCGCCGCCCGCGCGCGTCGGCCTACCTCGGCGTCCCCGCCGGTGGGGGACTGGCCGGACTGCTCGCCGGCCAGGGTGCCCTCGACGAGGCGGTCCGCCCCGGCGGGGTCGTCCGCCTGGACGTGCTGCCGAGCGGCCCGCTGCCGCCGAACCCCTACGAGCTGGTCGAGTCCGCCCGGATGGACGCGGTGCTCGCCGAGGCGCGCGAGCGCTACGACCTCGTGCTCGTGGACGCCCCGCCGGTGCTGCCGGTGGCCGACGGGCTCGCGCTGGCCCGCCGGGCCGACTCCGTCGTGGTCGTCGTCCGCGCCGGCGCCACCCGCGGCGCCCTGGTCCGCCGGGCCCACGAACTGCTCGTGACGGCCGGGGTGAGCGAGGTGGGGGTCGTCTTCAACGGCGTCACCACCGCGGTCGAGGGGCAGTACGCCGGCCGCTACCTCACGACCCCCGCACCCACGCCCGCCCCGGCACCCGCCCCGCAGCTCCCCGCCGCCGTCGCGCCGCTCGCCGCCGTCGAGCAGCGCCCGGCCGGGCCCGCAGCACCCTCAGTCCCCGCGCCACGCGCCGTCGCGAGCCACCACCGCCGGCCCCGG contains:
- a CDS encoding acyltransferase, yielding MTRPVRGPLARRLHTLVWLLPASPMKNRLLRRFGHVVARSASLGSCLVPSLVHLHAGERAFVASGNFIRGVAELVLGDDAIIGPWNILTAHPAFQHEGENGVLWMGAHALITSRHSIDCSGTVVLGAFSSIAGHDTQVLSHELDFDGPAQTCAHIEIGDHSFVGTRCTVLSGARLPDRSALAAGSVLRRAPVEHAGLYTGSPARHKQLLDGAWFHRPVGPTRSLRDHAGVLLPGAF
- a CDS encoding polysaccharide biosynthesis tyrosine autokinase, coding for MTAREYLTLLGQQWRWIVGAALVGVVVAGVAVLLTPASYAASVTFYVSTASNTSSADAYQGSLLSQDRVKSYTELLSGYRLGEEVVTDLRLPDDPQSVADQVSASVSPNTVLLEARVTDASPERAQAIAGAVGRRFPALIADLERPADRTQPPTVSARVVEGPVLAPGPVSPKPLVDLGLGLAAGLLIGVTIAVVRRSLDRSVLSLAQLAKLLPHPLLGTLPRDRHTDRTPLFLRDRPMSPAAESLRAVHGNLARPDGEGVRVVVVTSAVEGEGKSTLVVNLALAEANAGGRVLLVEADLRRPRASAYLGVPAGGGLAGLLAGQGALDEAVRPGGVVRLDVLPSGPLPPNPYELVESARMDAVLAEARERYDLVLVDAPPVLPVADGLALARRADSVVVVVRAGATRGALVRRAHELLVTAGVSEVGVVFNGVTTAVEGQYAGRYLTTPAPTPAPAPAPQLPAAVAPLAAVEQRPAGPAAPSVPAPRAVASHHRRPRHAPPRQQATGGQHRTPTQGIAVGDLVGRLAARGSRTADPRPPQERSS